The Arachis hypogaea cultivar Tifrunner chromosome 14, arahy.Tifrunner.gnm2.J5K5, whole genome shotgun sequence genome has a segment encoding these proteins:
- the LOC112743240 gene encoding pentatricopeptide repeat-containing protein At5g04780, mitochondrial gives MSLRFSFSNRATALAVLLCLFFFHLSPTFAQDTLAQNGKEDSGGSVDLGRRGKLWENDAVGDSKDAGRAITFDDDGLGVFDAFFASLSMIIVSEIGDETFIIAALMAMRHPKSIVLSGALTALVVMTVLSTGLGRIVPNLISRKHTNSAATVLYAFFGLRLLYIAWRSSDSKSSQKKEMEEVEEKLESGQGKSSFRRIFSRFCTPIFLESFILTFLAEWGDRSQIATIALATHKNAVGVAMGATIGHTICTSLAVVGGSMLASKISQRTVAMVGGFLFLGFSLSSYFYPPLNDIICMGYRSWKYHVSQISVTNFLNATTPIHTPWRYSCSKLLHSTISYAPKSASRKPIGAFHASFIKKGALQTINLVNHLLTLYVKHNKLDYAQKLFDEIPHRDTHTWTILISGFARTGSSVAAFDLFREMQEKDASPNHYTLSSVSKCCSAENNLSLGKEIHGWILRNGVGGDVVLKNSILDLYLKCKAFGYAERFFNLMNERDVVSWNIMIGAYLRVGDAEKSLEMFNNLPYKDVVSWNTIIDGLMQCGYETCALEQLYCMVEHGTEFTAATLSIALILTSSLSLLEIGKQLHGQALKYGFNCNGFVRSSLVEMYCKCGRTDKASIVLRDIPLNSLRIGNAGTEESNSEMISWSSMVSGYVWNGKYEDALKSFKSMVRELVVVEIRTVTTIISACASAGILEFGQQTHAYIQKIGHRIDAYVGSSLIDMYSKSGSLDDSWKIFRQILEPNVVLWTSMISSCALHSQGRQAISLFDEMLKQGILPNEVTFLGVLNACSHVGLLEEGCKYFRMMKDIYHYNLGVEHCTSMVDLYGRAGRLIEAKNFIFENGISHLTSVWKSLLSSCRLHKNFEMGKRVSDILLQLAPSDPGAYVLLSNMCSSNHRWDEAAKLRSLMHQRGVKKQPGQSWIQLRDQIHTFVMGDRSHPQDKEIYSYLDNLIGRLKEIGYSLDANLVMQDVEEEQGEVLIGHHSEKLAVVFGIINTAPKMPIRIMKNLRICTDCHKFIKYASQLLEREIIVRDIHRFHHFRHGHCSCGDYW, from the exons ATGTCTCTGCGCTTCAGCTTCAGCAATCGAGCAACCGCTCTCGCTGTTCTCCTCTGCTTGTTCTTCTTCCACCTGTCACCGACCTTCGCTCAG GATACTCTTGCTCAGAACGGGAAGGAGGATTCCGGTGGATCTGTGGATCTCGGTCGCCGCGGCAAA CTTTGGGAGAATGATGCTGTCGGTGATTCCAAGGATGCTGGCCGTGCGATTACCTTCGATGATGATGGTCTTGGAGTGTTTGATGCATTTTTCGCCAGTCTATCAATGATCATTGTCAGCGAG ATTGGAGATGAGACATTTATAATAGCAGCTCTTATGGCTATGCGCCATCCAAAGTCCATTGTGTTGTCTGGTGCGCTAACTGCCCTGGTTGTAATGACG GTACTCTCCACTGGACTTGGCAGGATTGTGCCAAATTTAATTTCGAGGAAGCATACAAATAGTGCTGCAACAG TTCTATATGCTTTCTTTGGGTTGCGATTGCTGTATATTGCTTGGAGATCATCAGATTCAAAATCTTCACAGaagaaagaaatggaagaa GTTGAAGAAAAGCTTGAAAGTGGACAAGGGAAAAGTTCATTTCGGCGGATCTTTTCAAGATTCTGTACACCAATATTTCTGGAG TCATTCATTTTAACATTTCTTGCTGAGTGGGGTGATCGTAGCCAGATTGCAACAATTGCA CTGGCAACTCACAAAAATGCAGTGGGAGTAGCAATGGGGGCAACAATAGGGCACACAATCTGCACTTCACTGGCAGTGGTGGGAGGAAGCATGCTGGCTTCTAAGATCTCCCAACGCACGGTAGCCATGGTCGGTGGCTTTCTCTTCCTCGGCTTTTCCTTGTCTTCATACTTCTACCCTCCACTA AATGATATTATATGCATGGGTTATCGTTCTTGGAAATACCATGTCTCTCAAATTTCAGTGACCAATTTTCTCAATGCCACCACCCCAATTCACACCCCTTGGCGCTATTCATGCTCAAAACTACTTCACTCCACCATATCCTATGCCCCAAAATCGGCATCACGGAAACCCATAGGTGCTTTTCATGCAAGCTTCATCAAGAAAGGTGCCCTTCAAACTATAAACTTGGTTAACCATCTTCTGACCCTCTATGTTAAACACAACAAATTGGACTATGCCCAGAAGCTGTTCGATGAAATTCCCCACAGAGACACTCACACTTGGACCATCCTTATATCTGGTTTTGCTAGAACTGGCTCCTCAGTGGCGGCCTTTGACCTTTTCAGGGAAATGCAGGAAAAGGATGCTTCCCCGAATCACTATACATTGTCTAGTGTATCCAAGTGTTGCTCAGCGGAGAACAATCTCTCACTGGGTAAGGAGATTCATGGTTGGATTCTGAGGAATGGGGTTGGTGGTGATGTTGTGCTGAAGAATTCTATCCTTGATCTTTACTTGAAGTGCAAGGCTTTTGGATATGCAGAGAGGTTCTTCAATTTGATGAATGAGAGGGATGTTGTGTCATGGAATATAATGATTGGCGCATATCTGCGAGTGGGAGATGCAGAGAAGTCTCTTGAGATGTTCAATAACTTGCCTTACAAGGATGTGGTCAGTTGGAATACAATCATAGATGGGCTAATGCAATGTGGTTATGAAACATGCGCATTGGAGCAGCTCTATTGTATGGTGGAACATGGGACGGAGTTCACTGCAGCCACACTATCCATAGCACTTATTTTGACTTCTTCATTGTCACTTTTGGAGATTGGAAAACAACTTCATGGGCAGGCCTTAAAATATGGTTTTAATTGTAATGGCTTTGTGCGGAGTTCACTTGTAGAAATGTATTGCAAGTGTGGGAGAACGGATAAGGCATCTATAGTTCTCAGAGATATACCTCTGAATTCTCTAAGAATAGGGAATGCTGGAACTGAGGAATCAAATTCAGAAATGATTTCATGGAGTTCGATGGTTTCTGGTTACGTTTGGAATGGCAAGTATGAAGATGCTTTAAAATCTTTCAAGTCAATGGTCCGGGAACTGGTTGTAGTGGAAATTCGGACCGTCACAACCATTATTTCAGCTTGTGCCAGCGCTGGAATCTTGGAATTCGGTCAGCAGACGCATGCTTACATTCAGAAAATTGGGCACAGAATTGATGCTTATGTTGGTTCATCCTTAATTGATATGTATTCTAAATCCGGTAGCTTGGATGATTCCTGGAAGATTTTCAGACAAATCTTAGAACCGAATGTTGTCTTATGGACTTCAATGATATCTAGCTGTGCGCTACACAGTCAGGGGAGGCAGGCAATCAGTCTTTTTGATGAAATGTTGAAACAGGGTATTTTACCAAATGAGGTTACATTTTTAGGGGTTTTAAATGCATGCAGCCATGTAGGGCTGCTTGAAGAAGGCTGTAAGTACTTTAGAATGATGAAAGATATTTATCACtacaatcttggagttgaacattGCACTTCCATGGTTGATCTTTATGGTCGAGCAGGTCGCTTAATCGAGGCAAAGAACTTTATCTTTGAAAATGGCATCTCCCACTTGACTTCTGTATGGAAATCCCTTTTATCGTCATGCCGGCTTCACAAAAATTTTGAGATGGGGAAAAGGGTTTCTGATATCCTACTTCAACTTGCACCATCTGATCCAGGAGCCTATGTTCTGCTATCAAATATGTGTTCTTCAAATCATCGATGGGACGAGGCAGCAAAGCTAAGGAGTTTAATGCATCAAAGAGGTGTCAAGAAGCAGCCAGGTCAATCTTGGATTCAGCTAAGGGATCAGATCCACACCTTTGTCATGGGAGATAGGTCTCATCCACAAGACAAGGAGATATATTCATATCTTGACAATTTAATTGGAAGGTTGAAGGAAATCGGCTATTCCCTTGATGCCAATCTTGTCATGCAGgatgtagaagaagaacaagGGGAAGTACTTATTGGTCATCATAGTGAAAAACTTGCAGTTGTCTTTGGCATCATTAACACTGCTCCTAAGATGCCGATTCGAATTATGAAGAACCTCCGCATTTGTACCGATTGCCATAAGTTCATCAAGTATGCTTCTCAGCTTCTAGAACGAGAAATAATCGTCAGAGACATTCATAGGTTCCATCATTTTAGGCATGGCCATTGCTCTTGTGGAGATTATTGGTGA
- the LOC112744253 gene encoding CRIB domain-containing protein RIC4: protein MRQRMERLVILPFSAGCISEASVAVGLPQPRRSKSLSNTSIDPIKGSKGPEDSDASTGENVKNPMRLLDNVPKPNISTGFNRLVKGFKNISQLFVEKDDDEEDDFEELDMDMEIGCPTDVQHVTHIGLDGITTTTTIAPTNAPPSSSSSSSSVDSIKGWDHLIPHELLTLSAHQSLLQQYDEVPSLDPKLEPPSCSPMKSSSSSN, encoded by the exons ATGAGACAAAGAATGGAGAGGCTTGTGATTCTTCCCTTCTCTGCTGGTTGTATCTCTGAGGCTAGTGTTGCTGTTGGTCTTCCACAACCAAGAAGATCAAAATCACTTTCCAATACTTCAATTGATCCAATAA AAGGATCTAAAGGTCCTGAAGATTCAGATGCTTCCACTGGTGAAAACGTGAAGAACCCTATGAGATTACTTGACAATGTTCCCAAGCCTAACATATCCACCGGCTTTAATAGGTTGGTCAAGGGTTTCAAGAACATCTCTCAACTATTTG tggagaaagatgatgatgaggaggatgaTTTTGAAGAACTAGACATGGACATGGAAATAGGGTGCCCAACAGATGTACAACATGTTACACACATTGGTTTGGATGgaatcacaacaacaacaacaatagcacCAACAAATGCACCaccatcatcttcatcttcttcttcttctgttgaCTCCATTAAAGGATGGGATCATCTAATACCCCATGAGCTTCTCACCCTCTCTGCTCATCAATCTTTGCTACAACAATATGATGAGGTTCCTAGTTTGGACCCTAAACTTGAGCCTCCATCATGTTCTCCAATgaagtcttcttcttcttctaattaa
- the LOC112744254 gene encoding photosystem I reaction center subunit XI, chloroplastic yields the protein MAASSPMVSQLKSSFTRPLVTPKGFAGSSPLKFSPSRRHFTFSVKAIQSEKPTYQVIQPINGDPFIGSLETPITSSPLIAWYLSNLPAYRTAVNPLLRGVEVGLAHGFLLVGPFVKAGPLRNTPYAGGAGSLAAAGLVVILSICLTIYGVASFNEGQPSTAPSLTLTGRKKEPDQLQTADGWAKFTGGFFFGGISGVTWAYFLLYVLDLPYYFK from the exons ATGGCAGCTTCTTCTCCAATGGTTAGCCAGCTCAAGTCAAGCTTCACTAGGCCTCTTGTCACTCCTAAGGGCTTTGCTGGCTCTTCTCCATTGAAGTTCTCTCCTTCTAGAAGACATTTCACCTTCTCTGTTAAGGCCATTCAATCTGAGAAG CCAACATATCAAGTGATTCAACCAATTAATGGTGACCCTTTCATTGGAAGCCTTGAAACCCCAATCACATCAAGCCCATTGATTGCATGGTACCTCTCCAACCTCCCAGCATATAGAACAGCAGTTAACCCACTATTAAGGGGAGTTGAAGTGGGCTTGGCCCATGGCTTCCTCCTAGTAGGCCCATTTGTAAAGGCCGGGCCTTTAAGGAACACTCCCTATGCCGGTGGTGCCGGCTCCCTCGCCGCCGCCGGACTTGTTGTGATCCTAAGCATTTGCCTCACAATCTATGGAGTTGCATCCTTCAATGAAGGGCAGCCGTCGACCGCGCCATCTTTGACCCTAACCGGCCGCAAGAAGGAGCCCGATCAGCTCCAAACAGCGGACGGTTGGGCCAAGTTCACCGGTGGATTCTTCTTCGGAGGAATCTCCGGTGTTACTTGGGCCTACTTCCTTCTCTATGTTTTGGACCTGCCTTACTACTTCAAGTGa